The DNA sequence GCACCACCGATCCACCCTGCACATGGCTGCGCGCCCGTGGTTGTCCACACCCGTTGAGCCGGTGTGGGTGGGCCGGTCTAGCGTTCTGTACAGACGTTCTACCTGGTCGGTCGGTCGGCAAGAGGGGGTGGTCCTGGTGGCGGAGGGTGTGATGGCGGCGCAGGCACCGCCCGTGTCGCCGGCGGGGTCGGTGTCGGTGGGGTCGGGATCACCGGCGTCGCCGTCGGTGGTGTCGGCGGAGAGCTGTTCGGCGTCGCCGTTGGGGTTGGTGGTGGGGGTGCGGTCGGCGGTCGCGGGGCTGCGCGCGGGGGCGGCGGGGTCGGGTGCGGCGGAGTGGTCTGATGGTGAGCGGGTGGCGGTGATCGAGGGGCTGGACGCGGCCCTGCGGGAGTTGACGGTCTACCGCGGTGAGGTGCTGCTGGCGCACCGGCAGGGTGGGTCGTGGTCGTCCGGGCGGGACCGGGACTTCCCGGACTGGCGGGCGCGGGTCACCGGCGCCGGGCGGGGCGCAGCGCTGGGTGAGCTTCAGGTCGCGGAGGGGTTGGAGCTGATGCCCGAGGTCGCCGCGGCAGTCGCGGGCGGTGAGTTGACGTTGGAGCACGCGAGGGTGTTGGCGCGGGTGCGGGCGGGCGGGTCGCGGGAGGTCAAGGAGTCCTTGACGGGTGCGGTGGTGGCGGATCTGGTCGAGCGCGGCAAGTCGCTGTCAGCGCCGGAGCTGGGACGGGAGGCGCGCAAGGTCGCGGCGCGGATCGATGCGCAGGCGGCGCAGGAGAGCTATACGGCGGTGTGGCGGCGCCGCAAGGTCACCACGAGCGGGGTCGCGGGTGGGGGTCGGAGGGGTGAGTGGTTCCTCGATGATGTCGGGGCGGCGATCGTCGAGACGGCGTTGGACGCGGTGGTCGGGACCCCGGCGAAGGACGACACGCGCTCGCGTGAGCAGCGGTGGGCTGACGCGCTGGTGATGATGGCTGGGCGGGTCCTGCAGGTCGGGAACGATCTGACCGGGGCGCAGGTCCGCCCGCACCTGGCGCTGTTGGTCCAGGACCGGACGTGGGCGGCGCTTCGGCTGTGGCGCCAGCAGCAGGCGGGCACCGGCCAGGACGGCTCCGTGTGCGGAAACGCCGGAGGTGACGCGGGCGGTGGAGGCGCCGGCGCCGGGGAGACCTCCGCCGGGGCGGGGTTCGGGCTCACCGGTGCGGCCCGGCCCGAAATCGGTTGCACGTTCGTCTCGGGCCGGCCCGGCCCACGCGTCACCGGCCCGCGCGTCACCGGCCCGGGCGTCACCGGCCCGGATGCCACCGCGCCGGGCGCCACCGGTCCGGTGCCAGCGGTGGCCGCGCTGCCCGATGTCGATCCCGGTGAGCTCGAGGACGGCACGGTGATCCCGTTGGGTGAGTTGGAGCGGTTGATGTGTGACTGCGAAGTCACCCGGATGGTCGTGGACGCGACGGGGGTGCCGTTGGACGTGGGCCAGACCCAGCGCACCTACGCCAAGGAGCTGCGTCGGGCGGTGACGACACGGGATCGTCACTGTCAGTGGCCGGGGTGCGCGATCCGGGCGTCGTGGTGCGAGGTCCATCACCTGTGGTGGTACTCCCGGGGTGGGCCGACCTCGGTCGAGCTGGGGCTGACGGTGTGCAGCTTCCACCATCACCGCATCCACAACGAGCACGTGAGTGTGACGATCCTGGCCGACGGGTACGACTTCCACCACCGTGACGGCCGCCCTATCGGTACCACCCGACGGCACCCGAGGACCGCTGGGCGGCGGCGGGACGCCGGTGACGGGCTGAGCCCGCCGCGCTGCACCGCGGACGGCCCGGAAGCGGTCCTCCTCGCATCGTGGCCCCCGGCCCTGACTGGCGCCCGGCCGCCAACGGCGCAGCGGCCTTCACTCGGCTCTTCCGGCGCGATCCCGGACGCCGCGACCGGCACCGACGCGGGCGCCGCCGCCGACGTCGGTGGGGGTGGACCTGGCTCGCCGCCCCGCACGGGCGACCCCCCGGTTCAGGGGCGAATGGTCGTCGACAGCACCCGCGGGTCACCGCCCGCGACGGCCGGCAAGTCCTACCCGGGTGCGCCCGATGAAAGCCGGTCGGCGCCGGAACCTGCGAAGGGAGCCAGGGCGGCGCCGGACACGCCGGACCGGACGCGGGCCGTGCTGGCGAGCCCGCCCCAGACCCGGCGACCTGGCAGCGCGCCGCCGGCCAGGCCCGACGGGCCGCCGAGACCCGGAACGACCACGCCCACAGACCACCCGACCGGGCGAGAGCGGCGCGAGCGGAGTGGGCGAACCTCGGCACGGACCCACCACGCACAGCCAGACCTGTGGGACAGTGGCCCCTGGGACGGCAACACCATGCTCGACCCCCGCTACACCAAGACCCTCGACCCGCCGTTCTGATGAGCCCGGCCCGACGCCGGCGGTGCGACGCTCGCGTACCGGCGTACCGGCGTACCGGCGTACCGGCGTACCGGCGAGCCTCGCGGGCGGCTCAACCCTGAAGCGCCTCGCGCGCCTGGTCGACCGTCGCGGCAAGCGCCGAACGCAGCGAAGCGGCTTCTGGACCGGCCGCCAGGACCGCGCGCGACGTCGAGGCGAGAACCTGGCGGCGTGCGGGTCCGAACACCTCCGCAAGCTCTCGCGCACCGGCCCCCTGGGCACCGACACCCGGGGCCAAGATGGCCCCGCCCATCCGGGTGAGGTCGATGCCCAGGTCAGCAACTGCCGAACCCGTGGTCGCGCCCACGACCAGACCCACCGAGCCCAGCCGCGCGGCCGCGTCGGTCGAGGCAACGTCGGTGGGTGCCGGGTCACCCGCGGCAGCAGCAGCCGGGCTCTCGACCGTCGGGTGTTCGAGTGGCGCGTGCTCGACCGTCGGGTGCTCGACCGCCGCGTTCTCGACCGCCGCGCCCTCGGCGATCCGCGCAGCCACGGCGACACCACCGTCGAGCGCGTGCTGGATGGAGGCACCCTCCGGGTTGGACGTCAGCGCCAGGACGAAGATGCCCCGGCCGGTCTGCCGGGCGAGATCGAGGGCCGGGCGCAGCGATCCGAACCCGAGGTAGGGCGAGAGCGTGACGGCGTCCGCCGCCAGGGAGGAGCCGTCGCGCAGATAGGCGTCGGCGTAGCCGGCCATCGTCGATCCGATGTCGCCCCGTTTGACGTCGAGGACGGTGAGGGTGCCGGCCGCCGCGGCGGCTGCCAGGACCTCCTCCAGGACGGCGACGCCCGCCGAGCCGTGCCGCTCGAAGAACGCCGACTGCGGCTTGAGAGCAGCGACGCGGCCACCGAGCGCCTCGACCACTCCGAGCGAGAAGCGGCGAAGCCCCTCCACGTCGTCACCGAGTCCCCAGGCGCGAAGAAGTGCGGGATGCGGGTCGATGCCGACGCAGACGGGACCGTGTTCGGCCATCGCCTCGGCGAGCCGGGCGCCGAACGGCACCGGCTGCCGGCCGGACAGGACAGGCGCGGATGGCGCCATCAGTGCACCCCGGTCGCGGTGGCCGAGCCGGCGGGGGCCGACATGACGGCGGCTGCCGCGCCGACCAGCGCCGCCGACGCTGACGCCGCGGCCTCACGGCGGACGAGACGGGCGGCGTCGTGGTCCTGGAGGCTGCGGACCCGGAACGGCCCGGCCGTCAGGGCCTCCACCGCGAGCACGGCGGCGCCGAACTCCTGGACGGTGGTGATGATGGGCTTGTCGGCCGCGGTCGTGGCCGCGCGGATCTCGTAGCCGTCCGCTCGCGCGCCCTGACCGCTGGGTGTGTTGATGACCATGTCGACGTCGCCGTCGGAGATGAGGTCGATGATCGTCGGCTCACCCCCGGGACCGCGGCCCTGGGACGCCTTGCGCACCACGGTGGCGTGGATGCCGTAGCGGCGCAGCACCCCGGCCGTGCCCTCGGTCGCGAGGATCTCGAAGCCCAGCTCGACCAGCCGGTTGACCGGGAAGATGATCGATCGCTTGTCCCTGTCCGCGACCGAGACGAACACCCGCCCCGTCGTCGGCAGACCGCCGTACGCCGCGGACTGGGACTTGGCGAACGCGCGCGGGAAGTCCACGTCGAAGCCCATGACCTCGCCCGTCGAGCGCATCTCGGGCCCGAGGAGGGTGTCCACGATCGTCCCGCGGGCGGTGGCGAACCGCTTGAACGGCAGCACGGCCTCCTTGACCGCCATGGGCGAGTCGAGGTCGAGCACCCCGCCGTCGTCGACGGGCAGGATCCCCCGCTCGCGCAGCGAGGCGATGCTCTCCCCCGCCATGACCAGCGACGCGGCCTTGGCCAGCGGGACGCCGGTGGCCTTGGCGACGAAGGGCACCGTCCTCGACGCCCGCGGGTTCGCCTCGATGACGTAGAGGACGTCGGAGACGAGC is a window from the Georgenia muralis genome containing:
- a CDS encoding HNH endonuclease signature motif containing protein, which translates into the protein MAVIEGLDAALRELTVYRGEVLLAHRQGGSWSSGRDRDFPDWRARVTGAGRGAALGELQVAEGLELMPEVAAAVAGGELTLEHARVLARVRAGGSREVKESLTGAVVADLVERGKSLSAPELGREARKVAARIDAQAAQESYTAVWRRRKVTTSGVAGGGRRGEWFLDDVGAAIVETALDAVVGTPAKDDTRSREQRWADALVMMAGRVLQVGNDLTGAQVRPHLALLVQDRTWAALRLWRQQQAGTGQDGSVCGNAGGDAGGGGAGAGETSAGAGFGLTGAARPEIGCTFVSGRPGPRVTGPRVTGPGVTGPDATAPGATGPVPAVAALPDVDPGELEDGTVIPLGELERLMCDCEVTRMVVDATGVPLDVGQTQRTYAKELRRAVTTRDRHCQWPGCAIRASWCEVHHLWWYSRGGPTSVELGLTVCSFHHHRIHNEHVSVTILADGYDFHHRDGRPIGTTRRHPRTAGRRRDAGDGLSPPRCTADGPEAVLLASWPPALTGARPPTAQRPSLGSSGAIPDAATGTDAGAAADVGGGGPGSPPRTGDPPVQGRMVVDSTRGSPPATAGKSYPGAPDESRSAPEPAKGARAAPDTPDRTRAVLASPPQTRRPGSAPPARPDGPPRPGTTTPTDHPTGRERRERSGRTSARTHHAQPDLWDSGPWDGNTMLDPRYTKTLDPPF
- the pyrF gene encoding orotidine-5'-phosphate decarboxylase, whose translation is MAPSAPVLSGRQPVPFGARLAEAMAEHGPVCVGIDPHPALLRAWGLGDDVEGLRRFSLGVVEALGGRVAALKPQSAFFERHGSAGVAVLEEVLAAAAAAGTLTVLDVKRGDIGSTMAGYADAYLRDGSSLAADAVTLSPYLGFGSLRPALDLARQTGRGIFVLALTSNPEGASIQHALDGGVAVAARIAEGAAVENAAVEHPTVEHAPLEHPTVESPAAAAAGDPAPTDVASTDAAARLGSVGLVVGATTGSAVADLGIDLTRMGGAILAPGVGAQGAGARELAEVFGPARRQVLASTSRAVLAAGPEAASLRSALAATVDQAREALQG